Proteins from a single region of Ananas comosus cultivar F153 linkage group 3, ASM154086v1, whole genome shotgun sequence:
- the LOC109707234 gene encoding peroxisomal membrane protein 11-4, with translation MSNSTDTVDKLVVFLAKRDGIDKLVKTFQYVSKLVHWHAESSIHADVARRAKSWETAAGLSRKAFRTGRFLTGFNALRRSPAPTPLFCALSVLANAGEMIYFFFDHFLWLSRIGVLETTLARKMSFISAFGESVGYVFFIIMDFIMIKKGLIEERRLLKNKDKINTNTNNTNNTNNNEEVKRIRGDRVMRLTGVAANVADLVIAVADIEPNPFCNHAVTLGISGLVSAWAGWYRNWPS, from the coding sequence atGAGCAACAGTACCGACACAGTCGACAAGCTCGTCGTCTTCCTCGCGAAGCGCGACGGCATCGACAAGCTCGTCAAGACTTTCCAGTACGTCTCGAAGCTCGTCCACTGGCACGCCGAATCCAGCATCCACGCAGACGTCGCCCGGCGGGCCAAGAGCTGGGAGACCGCCGCCGGCCTCAGTCGGAAGGCCTTCCGCACTGGGCGGTTCCTCACAGGCTTCAACGCCCTCCGCCGGTCCCCGGCCCCCACCCCGCTCTTCTGCGCGCTGTCGGTTCTCGCGAATGCGGGGGAGATGATCTACTTCTTTTTCGACCATTTTTTGTGGCTGTCACGCATCGGAGTGCTAGAAACTACTCTGGCGAGAAAAATGAGCTTTATCTCGGCATTCGGGGAGTCCGTGGGGTACGTGTTTTTTATCAtaatggattttattatgatcaAGAAGGGATTGATTGAAGAGAGgagattattaaaaaataaggataaaattAATACTAACactaataatactaataatactaataataatgaGGAGGTGAAGAGGATTAGAGGGGATAGGGTGATGAGGCTAACGGGTGTTGCGGCGAACGTAGCGGATTTGGTTATTGCGGTAGCGGATATTGAGCCAAACCCGTTTTGTAACCACGCGGTCACGTTGGGGATAAGTGGGCTCGTCTCAGCATGGGCTGGTTGGTACAGGAATTGGCCATCATaa
- the LOC109707819 gene encoding uncharacterized protein LOC109707819: MACLTFSQLNISKAILKTKFRQSELPKAPGLLYMSTSSRRTRAKLPPLLSTKNISWETALPYSSAESGGSLINGNRAVEPIDSEETREIPMFHSEQDVVEVKSSSFLMQLPLKWSMWLLGPSILLATGIVPTLWLPLAPVFPGANIAGLLSVVGLDCIFNIGAMLFLLMADACGRPRESSTSSAVGSRIPLRYKLWNIGASALSFLVPLLLLLPSCKSTLRPQLPFNSLMVLLGPYLLLLSIQMLTEMLTWHWRSPVWLVAPIVYEGYRVLQLMRGISMAGEVRAPAWMVDCLCWLVMWWVLILGIQLMHVASFAGLQDRSES; the protein is encoded by the coding sequence ATGGCTTGCTTAACTTTCTCACAACTAAATATAAGCAAGGCGATTCTCAAAACCAAGTTTCGTCAATCGGAATTGCCCAAAGCGCCTGGGCTACTATACATGAGTACCTCCTCGCGCCGCACTCGCGCTAAACTTCCACCTTTACTTTCCACGAAAAACATTTCCTGGGAAACCGCTCTCCCATACTCTTCAGCGGAGAGTGGCGGTAGCCTTATCAACGGAAATAGGGCGGTGGAACCAATTGATTCAGAAGAAACACGAGAAATTCCTATGTTTCACAGTGAACAAGATGTTGTAGAAGTAAAAAGCAGCTCTTTTCTTATGCAGCTACCACTGAAGTGGTCAATGTGGCTTCTGGGTCCTTCTATTCTTTTAGCAACAGGCATAGTTCCAACACTATGGTTGCCTTTAGCTCCTGTGTTTCCTGGTGCAAACATTGCTGGCCTTCTCTCTGTCGTCGGGCTCGACTGCATATTCAACATCGGGGCAATGCTGTTTCTCCTCATGGCCGACGCGTGTGGACGCCCTCGAGAAAGTTCAACTTCCTCTGCCGTAGGAAGCCGAATTCCGCTCCGTTATAAGCTATGGAACATCGGGGCAAGCGCGCTGAGCTTTCTTGTACCCCTGCTGCTGCTTTTGCCTTCATGCAAAAGCACTTTGCGGCCGCAGCTACCATTCAACTCACTCATGGTGCTTCTCGGGCCATACCTGCTGCTTCTGTCGATACAGATGCTGACGGAGATGCTCACGTGGCACTGGCGGTCGCCCGTGTGGCTCGTGGCGCCTATCGTCTACGAGGGCTATCGGGTGCTGCAGCTGATGCGGGGAATTTCGATGGCTGGTGAGGTCCGCGCTCCCGCGTGGATGGTGGACTGTCTTTGCTGGCTGGTCATGTGGTGGGTTCTGATTCTCGGCATTCAGCTCATGCATGTTGCTTCGTTTGCTGGACTGCAAGATCGATCTGAAAGTTAA
- the LOC109708108 gene encoding vesicle-associated protein 1-1-like produces the protein MSQRELLGIEPLELRFPFELKKQISCSLQLSNKTDEYVAFKVKTTSPKKYCVRPNSGIIPPRSTCDVIVIMQAQKEAPPDMQCKDKFLVQSVIVNDGATAKEVTAEMFAKESGNLVNEVKLRVLYVPPPQPPSPVPEESEEGSSPRPSVSDNGNWSAAELSSVPRGHAENEEKDPESKALISRLIEEKNSAIQQNNKLRQELDILRREVSKQSGGFSLIFVVIVALLGLLLGYLVKS, from the exons ATGAGCCAAAGGGAGCTCCTCGGAATCGAGCCCCTGGAGCTCAGATTCCCTT TCGAATTAAAGAAGCAGATCTCATGCTCTCTACAGCTATCCAACAAAACCGATGAGTATGTCGCGTTTAag gTGAAAACGACGAGCCCGAAGAAGTATTGTGTCAGGCCTAATTCGGGGATCATCCCACCGCGATCCACATGTGACGTTATTG TTATAATGCAAGCGCAAAAGGAAGCTCCTCCTGACATGCAGTGCAAGGATAAATTTCTCGTTCAGAGTGTAATTGTAAATGATGGGGCGACGGCGAAAGAGGTTACTGCTGAAATG TTTGCGAAAGAGTCTGGTAATTTAGTGAATGAGGTAAAGTTGAGAGTTTTGTATGTGCCACCGCCTCAGCCACCATCTCCCGTACCTGAAGAATCTGAAGAGGGTTCATCACCTCGGCCTTCTGTTTCGGATAACGGGAATTGGAGTGCAGCAGAATTGTCATCG GTACCAAGAGGTCATGctgaaaatgaagaaaaagatccTGAG TCCAAGGCACTGATTTCAAGATTGATCGAGGAAAAGAATTCTGCTATTCAGCAGAACAACAAGCTTCGGCAGGAACTG GATATTCTGAGGCGAGAAGTCAGCAAGCAAAGTGGCGGTTTCTCGCTCATATTCGTGGTGATTGTCGCCTTGTTGGGACTCCTCCTGGGTTACCTTGTGAAATCATAA
- the LOC109708172 gene encoding uncharacterized protein LOC109708172 has protein sequence MACLTCSQLNISNAILKTQLHQSGLPKAPRLLLYRSTSSRLSRVKFSPLLCMNNISWEASLPYSSTENGGSIIKGNRVVEPIDSEETPEIPIFHSEQDVVEVKSSSFLMQLPLKWPMWLLGPSILLATGVVPTLWLPLSSVFLGPNIAGVLSLIGLDCIFNMGAMLFLLMADACGRPKESSTSCAVGSQIPLRYKLWNMGASVLGFLVPLVLLFASCKSTLQPHLPFNSFMVLLGPYLLLLSIQMLTEMLTWHWRSPVWLVAPVVYEGYRVLQLMRGISLAGEISAPAWMVESLRGLVTWWILILGIQLMRVAWLAGLPYRSKS, from the coding sequence ATGGCTTGCTTAACTTGCTCACAACTAAATATAAGCAACGCGATTCTCAAAACCCAGCTTCATCAATCGGGATTACCCAAAGCGCCCAGGCTACTACTATACAGGAGTACCTCCTCCCGCCTTTCTCGGGTTAAATTTTCGCCTTTACTTTGCATGAACAACATTTCTTGGGAAGCCTCTCTCCCATACTCTTCAACAGAGAATGGTGGTAGCATTATCAAGGGAAATAGGGTTGTGGAACCAATTGATTCAGAAGAAACACCAGAAATTCCTATTTTTCACAGTGAACAAGATGTTGTAGAAGTAAAAAGCAGCTCTTTTCTTATGCAGCTACCTCTGAAGTGGCCAATGTGGCTTCTGGGTCCTTCTATTCTTTTAGCAACGGGTGTAGTTCCGACACTATGGTTGCCTTTATCTTCTGTCTTTCTTGGTCCGAACATTGCTGGCGTGCTCTCTTTAATCGGGCTCGACTGTATATTTAACATGGGGGCAATGTTGTTTCTCCTCATGGCCGACGCGTGTGGACGACCCAAAGAAAGTTCAACTTCCTGTGCCGTAGGAAGCCAAATTCCTCTCCGTTATAAGCTATGGAACATGGGGGCAAGTGTCCTGGGCTTTCTTGTCCCGCTGGTGCTGCTTTTTGCTTCATGCAAAAGCACTTTGCAGCCGCATCTACCATTCAACTCATTTATGGTGCTTCTTGGGCCATACCTGCTGCTTCTGTCGATACAGATGCTGACCGAGATGCTCACGTGGCACTGGAGATCGCCCGTGTGGCTCGTGGCGCCGGTGGTGTACGAGGGTTATCGGGTGCTGCAGCTGATGAGGGGAATTTCATTGGCTGGTGAGATCAGCGCTCCCGCATGGATGGTGGAGAGTCTTCGTGGGCTGGTCACGTGGTGGATTCTAATTCTCGGGATTCAGCTCATGCGTGTTGCTTGGCTCGCCGGATTGCCATATCGAAGTAAAAGTTAA